From a region of the Armatimonadota bacterium genome:
- a CDS encoding branched-chain amino acid ABC transporter permease has translation MVVQILGNGLSAGSAFALLALGFALIFQTTRFFHFAHGAVVTAGAYLTFLFAVILGWPLWVAAVLAIILAGVLGVLMELGVFRPMRKKGATPFVLLLASLGLFVVIQNVISMIFGDGVKTLRSGVVQEGIPILGARITPIQIWTIAIAVILFVAVSLFLSRTRMGKAMRAVANDPELAYVSGIGSDRIILCTFFIGSCLAAVAAILIALDVDMTPTMGMNALLMGVVAVIIGGVGSVPGAALGGLLLGLARSFGVWQINSAWQDAIAFGILLLFLLFRPQGFFGKPLRKAQV, from the coding sequence ATCGTGGTACAGATCCTGGGAAATGGGTTAAGCGCGGGCTCCGCATTTGCGCTGCTCGCCCTGGGCTTCGCGCTCATCTTTCAAACGACCCGTTTCTTCCACTTCGCCCACGGGGCGGTGGTGACGGCGGGGGCGTATCTGACGTTCCTATTCGCCGTGATTCTCGGCTGGCCGCTGTGGGTTGCGGCGGTGTTGGCGATCATCCTGGCCGGTGTGTTGGGCGTGTTGATGGAGCTGGGCGTCTTTCGGCCGATGCGAAAGAAGGGGGCGACGCCGTTCGTGCTGTTGCTAGCGTCCCTGGGGTTGTTCGTGGTCATTCAGAACGTCATCTCAATGATCTTCGGCGACGGCGTGAAGACCTTGAGATCCGGAGTCGTTCAAGAAGGCATCCCGATCCTCGGCGCGCGCATCACGCCTATTCAGATCTGGACCATCGCCATCGCGGTCATACTGTTCGTCGCGGTAAGCCTCTTCCTGTCCCGAACTCGCATGGGAAAAGCGATGCGCGCGGTGGCGAACGACCCCGAGTTAGCGTACGTTTCCGGCATCGGGAGCGACCGGATCATCCTGTGTACCTTCTTCATCGGCTCCTGCCTGGCTGCGGTGGCGGCCATCCTGATCGCCCTGGACGTTGACATGACGCCGACCATGGGGATGAACGCGCTGTTGATGGGCGTGGTGGCGGTCATCATCGGCGGCGTGGGCAGCGTGCCCGGCGCGGCACTGGGGGGGCTGTTGCTGGGCCTGGCGCGCAGTTTCGGCGTGTGGCAAATCAACTCCGCGTGGCAGGACGCGATTGCATTCGGCATCCTGCTGCTGTTCCTGCTGTTTCGGCCCCAGGGCTTCTTCGGCAAGCCGCTACGGAAGGCGCAGGTATGA
- a CDS encoding branched-chain amino acid ABC transporter permease produces the protein MNYLLHVLILICIYIILAVSLNIISGYGGLLSLAHAAFFGVGAYTAALLSLHYGTQFLANIVAAIVLAALLGAVVGAPSLRLHGDYFILATFALQIIIFSVMNNWIDLTGGPMGLPGIPQPNLFGWEVNTHAEFLALSLGLAALTFLFAHRLVSSPFGRVLKAIREDEVFAQSLGKNVAKYKLVVFATGAALASVAGVLYAQYITFIDPTSFTLMESIFILSVVIIGGAGNLWGSVVGAVMLVAIPELLRFVGMPSDIAANMRQILYGALLMLFMMYRSQGIIGEHSFRQR, from the coding sequence ATGAACTACCTGCTCCACGTCCTCATCCTGATCTGCATCTACATCATCCTTGCCGTTTCGCTGAACATCATCTCCGGTTACGGCGGGCTTCTTTCACTGGCACACGCCGCTTTCTTCGGTGTGGGTGCCTACACCGCCGCGCTGCTTTCGTTGCACTACGGCACCCAGTTTCTGGCCAACATCGTCGCTGCCATCGTTCTTGCGGCGCTTTTGGGCGCGGTCGTCGGCGCGCCGTCGCTGAGGCTGCATGGCGATTACTTCATCCTGGCGACGTTCGCCTTGCAGATCATCATATTTTCGGTCATGAACAACTGGATAGATTTAACCGGCGGCCCAATGGGTCTGCCCGGAATTCCGCAACCGAACCTGTTTGGGTGGGAGGTGAACACACACGCGGAGTTCTTAGCGCTGAGCCTTGGGCTGGCGGCACTTACGTTTCTGTTCGCCCACCGGCTGGTCAGCTCGCCGTTCGGCCGCGTGCTGAAGGCGATCCGCGAGGACGAAGTGTTCGCGCAGTCGCTGGGCAAGAACGTGGCGAAGTATAAGTTGGTCGTGTTTGCAACCGGGGCGGCGCTGGCGTCGGTGGCCGGCGTGCTCTACGCGCAGTACATCACATTCATCGACCCGACGAGTTTCACCCTAATGGAGTCCATCTTCATTCTCTCTGTGGTCATCATCGGCGGCGCTGGGAACCTGTGGGGATCGGTGGTGGGTGCCGTTATGCTTGTGGCGATTCCCGAGCTGCTACGATTCGTAGGCATGCCGAGCGACATCGCGGCGAACATGCGGCAGATTCTGTATGGCGCGCTTCTGATGTTGTTCATGATGTATCGGTCGCAGGGAATAATAGGAGAGCACTCATTCAGACAGAGATAG
- a CDS encoding ABC transporter ATP-binding protein yields MVLTVERVSKAFGGVRALQDFSCRIEPRTIVGLIGPNGAGKTTLFNVITGFIAPDAGSVSLDGRELTRHAPFRIARMGISRTFQDLRLLRQMTVLDNLLLAGTGGLGEGLWSPFFSPRWLADRRRRNEPRAMDLLEFVGLADQANHLGSELSYGQQKLVALACCLATDPDLLMLDEPVSGIHPALVEKILEMMQGFPKQGKTVVFIEHNLEAVMEVADKVIVMDEGKKLTEGAPSIIRDDPRVIEAYLE; encoded by the coding sequence CTGGTCTTGACGGTTGAGCGGGTGTCGAAGGCGTTCGGCGGAGTCCGCGCGCTTCAGGACTTCTCGTGCCGGATCGAGCCGCGAACCATCGTCGGCCTCATCGGGCCGAACGGCGCCGGCAAAACCACCCTTTTCAACGTCATCACAGGCTTCATCGCTCCCGACGCAGGAAGCGTGTCGCTGGACGGCAGAGAACTGACACGCCACGCCCCTTTCCGAATCGCACGAATGGGCATTAGCCGCACCTTCCAAGACCTACGGTTGCTGCGGCAGATGACGGTGCTTGACAACCTGCTCCTTGCCGGTACAGGCGGGCTGGGAGAAGGTCTCTGGTCTCCGTTCTTTTCTCCGCGCTGGCTGGCTGACCGGCGACGGAGAAACGAACCGAGGGCGATGGACCTTCTGGAGTTCGTCGGGCTCGCTGACCAGGCGAACCACCTGGGCTCTGAACTCTCTTACGGCCAGCAGAAACTGGTGGCATTGGCGTGCTGCCTGGCGACCGACCCGGATTTGCTCATGCTCGACGAGCCAGTCTCAGGCATCCATCCGGCACTTGTCGAGAAGATTCTCGAGATGATGCAAGGCTTCCCTAAGCAGGGGAAGACGGTCGTATTCATCGAGCACAACCTGGAAGCCGTTATGGAAGTGGCGGACAAAGTGATAGTAATGGACGAGGGAAAGAAACTTACGGAAGGGGCACCGAGCATCATCAGAGACGACCCGCGAGTGATCGAGGCCTATTTGGAATGA
- a CDS encoding ABC transporter ATP-binding protein, with protein sequence MTQVDSTAQPLLEVRNLETGYGNLKVLHGISLDVGQQDIVALVGPNGSGKSTMLKAIFGLLPAWSGTVSFDGTETQGRNPILNVEDGLCYVPQGSRVFTDMTVQENLEMGAYTLQNGNEVGRRLQRAYSLFPRLEERKRQLAGKLSGGEKQILALARALMVEPRLLLLDEPSLGLSPQLAKVALETVMQINRELGTAILIVEQNVKEVLTIAQRVYVLRLGRIALHDTPERLAKKGELRKLFLG encoded by the coding sequence ATGACACAGGTAGATAGCACCGCTCAGCCGCTGCTCGAAGTCCGGAACCTTGAAACAGGCTATGGGAATCTAAAGGTGCTGCACGGCATATCTTTGGACGTTGGGCAACAGGATATCGTAGCCCTCGTCGGGCCGAACGGAAGTGGCAAATCCACCATGCTGAAGGCGATCTTCGGCTTGCTGCCCGCGTGGTCTGGAACCGTAAGTTTCGACGGCACCGAGACCCAGGGCCGCAACCCCATTCTGAATGTCGAAGACGGCCTCTGTTACGTACCACAAGGCAGCCGGGTCTTCACAGACATGACGGTGCAGGAGAATCTGGAGATGGGCGCCTACACACTCCAGAACGGAAACGAGGTCGGGCGGCGACTGCAACGCGCATATTCGCTCTTCCCTCGGCTCGAGGAACGGAAGCGACAACTCGCCGGCAAACTGAGCGGCGGCGAGAAGCAGATCCTTGCGCTTGCCCGGGCCTTAATGGTCGAACCGAGGCTACTTCTCCTGGACGAACCGTCCCTCGGCCTCTCACCTCAGTTGGCCAAGGTCGCGCTCGAAACCGTCATGCAGATCAACCGAGAACTGGGCACCGCAATTCTCATTGTCGAGCAGAACGTCAAGGAAGTGCTCACCATCGCGCAGCGTGTATACGTTCTGAGACTAGGCCGCATCGCCTTGCACGACACGCCG